One Edaphobacter lichenicola DNA window includes the following coding sequences:
- a CDS encoding TniB family NTP-binding protein, producing the protein MTQLTEHARTALDLSDIARSRYSLHDRFVCYPAAEQIIAELNSLLTHPKVHRMPNRLLVGETNNGKTAIIRHFMSLHPSSNDPHQEAAIIPIVYVQAPPLPDEQRFYAALLDAIGVFHRRSFRTSELFYQVRNLLPRVGLKMLVIDEIHHILSGSTKKHHAFLNTLKYIGNELLVPMIGAGTRQALCAVQSDSQIENRFQPLEIPRWKCTNEWRRFLATFEMELPLQKPSDLADPRLAQRLHSMSEGTVGELSTLIQRAMAEAILGGEERICDAVLDRLHWIPPSARRKHAMAVI; encoded by the coding sequence ATGACCCAGCTAACCGAGCACGCCCGCACAGCTCTTGATTTGTCCGATATCGCGAGAAGCCGGTACTCCCTTCATGATCGATTTGTGTGCTACCCGGCAGCTGAACAGATCATTGCAGAGCTGAACTCCCTGCTGACCCACCCAAAAGTTCACAGGATGCCAAACCGGCTACTGGTCGGCGAAACAAACAACGGGAAGACCGCGATCATTCGTCATTTCATGTCGCTCCACCCTTCCAGTAATGATCCACACCAGGAAGCGGCTATCATTCCCATCGTCTATGTCCAGGCACCGCCTCTACCTGATGAGCAAAGGTTTTACGCGGCTCTCCTGGACGCCATCGGTGTTTTCCACCGGCGCTCCTTTCGAACCAGCGAGCTTTTCTACCAGGTAAGGAATCTGCTTCCACGGGTCGGGCTGAAGATGTTGGTGATCGACGAAATTCACCACATCCTGTCTGGAAGCACCAAGAAGCATCATGCCTTCCTTAACACGCTGAAGTACATCGGTAATGAGTTGTTGGTCCCAATGATCGGGGCGGGAACGCGCCAAGCTCTCTGCGCTGTTCAGAGTGACAGCCAGATTGAAAACCGGTTCCAACCGCTCGAGATCCCGCGCTGGAAATGCACGAATGAGTGGCGCAGATTTTTGGCCACATTCGAGATGGAATTGCCGTTGCAAAAACCGTCCGATTTAGCGGATCCTCGACTCGCTCAACGTCTGCACTCGATGTCGGAGGGAACAGTAGGAGAGCTATCGACCCTGATACAACGCGCTATGGCTGAGGCGATCCTTGGGGGCGAGGAGCGGATCTGCGATGCAGTCCTGGACCGGCTGCACTGGATTCCACCTTCAGCGCGCAGGAAACATGCAATGGCGGTGATCTGA
- a CDS encoding Mu transposase C-terminal domain-containing protein, with amino-acid sequence MPVLNLYPGSVVGYKDRNWELIATFGTDRACVRSADRREKCMVPIADLKPPLIVEEHGRQMALPLGGRDQTQAGKWMECIRPLRNPADRSRDLVLNRAAEYKIHPSTIYRRLAAWDLHGREEALVPLKSDGGRGKSRLRPDVDELITSSIECHYLNKQKLKIKDVAREVRRACDVAGLPAPHVNTIASRVHQVSAEVVARKRKGKKAAERFRPRPTKFEGATYPLSIVEIDHTKLDVILVDDIDRGATCRPWITLGFDVYSRMVMGFYISLDPVGAISTGLCIAHSMMRKDTWLAERGIEGDWPCWGRMDCIHVDNAKEFRGDMLRRACERYGIELNFRPVGQPHFGGHVERFYRTLNDWLHKLPGTTFSSVPDKGEYPSAAKACFTLGELEQAIGKWIVEIYHNQFHRGIQKSPLKRFTEGFMEPNGRPLPPVLFDIDRLQKDFMPVVYRTIQRTGVEIDYIRYYGPELNRFIGSREEGKTRSRQFSFARDPRDISRVFFLNPEDNEYQEIPYLDTSRGPMSIWELREANRKLVTEGRRYIDENLLFHKHLELMEQARSAVKQTKAVKRRLLLERKRAGSSKPEETVQEPEAREISEAQDFSAGSVEPFDDSPVSPFRVEQL; translated from the coding sequence ATGCCCGTCTTGAATCTCTATCCCGGCTCCGTTGTTGGTTACAAAGACCGGAACTGGGAGCTGATTGCAACTTTCGGGACTGACCGGGCTTGCGTTCGTTCCGCAGATCGGCGGGAAAAGTGCATGGTACCGATAGCCGACCTGAAACCGCCGCTAATAGTAGAAGAGCATGGTCGCCAGATGGCCTTACCGCTCGGGGGACGCGACCAAACTCAGGCAGGGAAGTGGATGGAGTGTATTCGCCCTCTTCGCAATCCCGCTGACCGATCACGTGACTTAGTTCTGAACAGGGCCGCGGAATATAAAATTCACCCCTCGACAATCTACCGCCGCCTCGCAGCATGGGACCTGCATGGCCGGGAAGAGGCCCTGGTGCCTTTGAAATCCGACGGCGGGCGGGGCAAGAGTCGTCTTCGTCCTGACGTTGATGAGCTAATTACAAGCTCGATAGAATGCCACTACCTTAATAAGCAGAAGCTTAAGATCAAAGATGTGGCGAGGGAGGTCCGACGAGCCTGCGACGTTGCGGGACTACCAGCGCCCCATGTGAACACGATTGCAAGCCGTGTTCATCAGGTCTCTGCGGAGGTTGTCGCCCGGAAAAGGAAAGGGAAGAAGGCTGCTGAGCGCTTTCGGCCTCGACCGACCAAGTTTGAAGGCGCGACGTACCCTCTCTCGATCGTTGAGATCGATCACACGAAACTCGACGTCATTCTCGTCGATGATATTGATCGCGGGGCCACTTGTAGGCCGTGGATCACTCTGGGATTCGACGTCTACAGTCGGATGGTCATGGGCTTTTACATATCACTTGACCCAGTTGGTGCTATTTCTACCGGCTTATGCATCGCCCATTCCATGATGCGCAAAGATACATGGCTTGCGGAGCGCGGCATCGAGGGTGATTGGCCGTGCTGGGGACGGATGGATTGCATTCACGTTGACAATGCTAAGGAGTTTCGAGGGGACATGCTCAGGCGCGCATGCGAACGGTACGGAATCGAACTCAACTTCCGACCGGTGGGCCAGCCCCACTTTGGCGGTCACGTGGAGCGTTTCTATCGAACTTTGAACGATTGGCTTCACAAACTCCCGGGGACGACCTTCTCCAGCGTTCCAGACAAGGGAGAATACCCTTCCGCGGCGAAGGCCTGTTTTACGTTGGGCGAACTTGAACAGGCGATTGGAAAGTGGATTGTGGAGATCTACCACAATCAATTTCATCGTGGCATTCAGAAGTCCCCCCTCAAACGCTTTACGGAGGGATTCATGGAGCCCAACGGCCGCCCGTTGCCACCAGTCCTCTTTGATATAGATCGCCTCCAGAAAGACTTCATGCCCGTTGTGTATCGAACTATTCAACGGACCGGCGTAGAAATCGACTACATCCGCTACTACGGGCCTGAACTAAACAGGTTTATTGGTAGCCGCGAGGAAGGGAAGACCCGCTCCCGGCAGTTCAGCTTTGCACGTGACCCCCGCGATATCAGCCGGGTGTTCTTTCTAAATCCTGAAGACAATGAATATCAAGAAATCCCCTACTTAGACACGTCGCGGGGGCCGATGAGCATCTGGGAACTGCGCGAGGCGAATAGGAAGCTTGTGACAGAAGGTCGGCGGTACATCGACGAGAACCTACTGTTCCACAAACACTTGGAGCTTATGGAGCAGGCGCGCAGCGCAGTCAAACAGACGAAGGCAGTTAAGCGCCGATTGCTGCTGGAACGAAAACGCGCGGGATCTTCGAAGCCGGAAGAGACAGTGCAAGAACCAGAAGCCCGGGAGATCTCAGAAGCCCAGGATTTCTCCGCCGGCTCAGTTGAGCCCTTCGACGATAGTCCAGTCTCTCCGTTCCGAGTGGAGCAGCTATGA
- a CDS encoding HEPN domain-containing protein, whose amino-acid sequence MAYQSHFVHADRIIAHLGSLRGPTLDPLLEAKYVGFVAVACVTVFEMAIKEILTTFADKKHQVLGSFIRHSCERMNGRIQLDSLKPNYIFPLGLKYKERFDKKIDQTARTTLRTQRRDIRASYKNIILWRHGFAHSATIGTATWTEVVQAYEDGKEIIRCLHESLVR is encoded by the coding sequence ATGGCTTATCAATCCCACTTTGTGCATGCTGACAGAATCATCGCCCACCTTGGGAGTCTTCGTGGTCCTACTTTGGATCCTCTTCTCGAAGCGAAATATGTCGGCTTTGTCGCTGTCGCATGCGTAACAGTATTTGAGATGGCGATCAAAGAGATTCTCACGACCTTTGCAGATAAAAAACATCAGGTGTTGGGAAGTTTTATTCGGCACAGCTGTGAGAGGATGAACGGCAGAATTCAGTTGGACTCTCTCAAGCCGAACTACATTTTTCCGCTGGGACTGAAATACAAAGAGAGATTTGATAAAAAGATTGACCAAACTGCTAGGACGACACTGCGAACACAGCGTCGAGATATTCGAGCGTCTTACAAGAACATCATTCTCTGGCGGCATGGTTTCGCACACTCTGCGACTATTGGGACGGCTACTTGGACCGAGGTGGTGCAAGCATATGAAGACGGAAAAGAGATAATCCGTTGCCTCCACGAATCACTCGTGCGTTGA
- a CDS encoding LLM class flavin-dependent oxidoreductase, whose translation MKKIAFLSFGHWTASPQSQTQSAADTLLQSIDLAAEAERLGIDGAYFRVHHFARQLASPFPLLAAVGAKTRKIEIGTAVIDMRYENPHYMAEDAGAADLIAGGRLQLGISRGSPEQVIDGWSYFGYTPREGESDADMGRRHAKEFFELLRGKGFAQPNPRPMFPNPPGLLRLEPFSEGLRDRIWWGAGSNATAVWAARLGMNLQSSTLKFDETGEPFHIQQAAQIRAFRAAWKEAGHSRTPRVSVSRSIFALIDDRDRAYFGRGGQEQDKVGFIDGNRQAVFGRGYAAEPDVLIEELRKDEAITEADTLLLTVPNQLGVAYNAHVLEAILTTVAPALGWR comes from the coding sequence ATGAAGAAAATTGCCTTTCTCTCGTTCGGCCATTGGACGGCTTCGCCGCAGTCACAAACGCAGTCGGCAGCTGATACGCTGCTGCAATCCATCGACCTCGCGGCGGAGGCCGAACGCCTGGGGATAGACGGAGCCTACTTCCGTGTTCATCACTTCGCCCGACAACTAGCATCACCATTCCCGTTGCTCGCGGCAGTCGGTGCTAAAACGCGAAAGATTGAAATTGGCACGGCAGTGATCGACATGCGGTATGAGAATCCGCATTACATGGCGGAGGATGCCGGCGCTGCGGACCTCATCGCCGGCGGCCGCCTGCAGTTGGGAATCAGCCGCGGTTCGCCCGAGCAAGTGATCGATGGGTGGAGCTATTTTGGCTATACCCCGCGTGAAGGCGAGAGCGATGCAGACATGGGCCGACGCCACGCCAAAGAGTTTTTCGAACTGCTACGCGGCAAGGGATTCGCTCAACCGAACCCGCGTCCGATGTTTCCCAATCCACCGGGGCTGTTGCGTCTCGAGCCCTTCTCCGAAGGACTGCGTGATCGGATCTGGTGGGGTGCGGGTTCCAATGCGACCGCTGTCTGGGCCGCCAGGCTTGGAATGAACCTGCAATCTTCGACCCTCAAATTCGATGAGACCGGTGAGCCGTTCCATATCCAACAAGCCGCCCAGATTCGCGCCTTTCGCGCCGCCTGGAAAGAGGCTGGCCACTCTCGCACTCCGCGCGTTTCCGTCAGCCGCAGTATCTTCGCGTTGATCGACGACCGTGATCGCGCCTATTTCGGACGAGGAGGTCAGGAACAGGACAAGGTCGGATTCATTGACGGAAACAGACAGGCCGTCTTCGGTCGTGGCTACGCTGCAGAACCGGATGTTCTCATTGAGGAGCTTAGGAAAGACGAGGCGATCACCGAGGCCGATACGCTACTGCTGACGGTTCCAAATCAACTCGGTGTCGCCTACAACGCGCACGTTCTGGAAGCCATTCTGACTACTGTCGCCCCAGCTCTCGGTTGGCGATAA
- a CDS encoding chitobiase/beta-hexosaminidase C-terminal domain-containing protein, giving the protein MSLVIFLPIGLANLCIRRHFSSRVEAAARSLLLAMLFLCVSTAVNESALGQVATPVNVPTWRYDNTEAGANTQETLLSPANVVSSSFGLLFSRSVDGYVYAQPLYISGLTMGDGLVHNVLFVATEHDSVYAFDADSNVGANAQPLWQISLLNPAYGAAPGATTVPSADVNTNDLVPEIGITSTPAINVAGNTMYVIAKTKESGGYVQRLHAINIITGAEQPNSPTIIQATAAGKGAGSSGGVIAFSPLWQLNRAALSYYNGIVYAGFGSHGDNGPWHGWLLAFDGTTLAQTGSICLSPSGSGAGVWESGAGMPIDNGGTAGRMFFSTGNGLNTLYPPFNPSVNLGDSVVEVSLASGSLAVTDAFTTFNQAALSGADRDLGSGGVLLLPDQTGSIPHILIQAGKEGRIVVLDRDNLGGYLPGGTSNTNALQDILGATTGIFSTPAYWNGNVYFWGNVDYPKAFSLTSGVLASTYSSEGTVKSGFPGGSFVISSNGTSNGIAWAVRQGNATSPELLYAFDATNLSRILYESDKQTRDNAGLANKFVVPVVTNGKVYLGARYQVDVFGLLNGEPVAAAPTVTPNGGVFDPPQLVSLSTLTPSANIYYTLDGTVPTTASNVYTSPISVTIGTTIRAMASATNYLQSALTSATFSPSPFTPLPVFTPAGGTYASAQEVVLSDKDTSAAIYYTLDGSTPTTSSPVYTGAIQVQANTTVSALAVDPALKTNHAVTAAYVIQSGGSNIDFGSGFAIPTGLTFNGTAINANDTSLQLTNGGTNQAASAFYNQPIDVRVFTTDFVFQLINAYADGFTFTIQNQRATALGSVGPALGYGRGIPTSVAVKFDFYNNIGEGSDSTGFYTNGAMPELPAVDMTASGVILKSGNIIQAHLTYDGTTLTLTLTDIVAAKTFTYSQAINIPQIVGGNTAYVGFTGGAGTITSTQKILTWTYSTPATAPAPAPPTFSPAGGSYLSTQSVVLSDTSSGAVIYYTTDGTTPTTSSAVYSSPIVVNAATTTMLEAIAVAPGGSQSAIATATYVISAGTATPTFSPAPGTYTSAQSITLSDATPGSIIYYTTDGTLPTTSSSAYSGPIPVGSTEMIQAMAIAPGLSASSVSSCGYTISAVTEVINFPSGFAGAGSSFSFNGVGTLNGSMLQVMTASQKSSRSSIWFNRAVNTATFTTDFDFQILNGVADGWTFTIQNKGLSAIGPTGSGLGYGGGTAGIGNSLAIKFDIHNNSGEGTNSTGFYTGGALPTIPAIDLTPSNIVLISGHVIHSHVTYDGTILTLLLTDATTSASFTATYAVNLASVVGSTAYVGFTAGTGASTMNVNILDWTYHN; this is encoded by the coding sequence GTGTCGCTGGTTATCTTTCTGCCCATTGGTCTGGCTAACTTATGTATTCGACGTCACTTTTCAAGCAGGGTTGAAGCAGCCGCCAGGTCTTTGCTCCTAGCAATGCTCTTTCTCTGCGTGTCCACTGCGGTGAATGAATCAGCGCTGGGCCAAGTCGCGACTCCGGTGAATGTACCTACCTGGCGATATGACAACACCGAGGCTGGAGCTAATACGCAGGAGACTTTACTTTCGCCTGCTAACGTGGTGAGTTCATCGTTTGGTCTACTCTTTTCAAGGTCGGTCGATGGTTATGTCTATGCCCAGCCCCTCTACATCAGTGGTCTTACGATGGGTGATGGGTTAGTACACAATGTTCTGTTTGTAGCGACAGAACATGATTCCGTATACGCTTTCGATGCTGACTCCAACGTCGGCGCGAATGCCCAGCCACTGTGGCAGATCAGCTTGCTCAACCCGGCTTATGGCGCCGCCCCCGGCGCAACCACCGTTCCCAGCGCGGATGTTAATACTAACGACCTTGTTCCTGAGATAGGGATCACCAGCACTCCTGCAATCAACGTCGCTGGTAATACGATGTACGTCATTGCCAAAACGAAGGAAAGTGGAGGGTATGTCCAGCGGCTGCATGCGATCAACATAATAACTGGAGCAGAGCAGCCAAACAGCCCAACAATTATTCAAGCGACGGCGGCGGGCAAAGGAGCCGGAAGTTCGGGCGGCGTAATCGCGTTTAGTCCGTTATGGCAGCTGAACCGCGCTGCCTTGAGCTACTACAACGGCATAGTCTATGCGGGATTTGGCTCTCATGGCGATAACGGTCCATGGCACGGATGGTTGTTGGCATTTGATGGCACGACGTTGGCCCAGACGGGATCGATCTGTTTGTCGCCTAGCGGTTCCGGAGCCGGCGTCTGGGAGTCCGGTGCCGGAATGCCAATCGACAATGGAGGGACTGCCGGACGGATGTTCTTTTCTACAGGTAATGGGTTGAACACTCTTTACCCTCCGTTCAATCCGAGTGTGAATCTCGGAGACAGCGTTGTGGAAGTGAGTCTTGCGAGTGGCAGTCTTGCTGTGACCGATGCCTTCACTACTTTTAACCAGGCTGCATTATCCGGAGCAGATCGCGATCTGGGTTCCGGCGGGGTTCTACTATTGCCCGACCAGACAGGTTCAATTCCGCACATCCTGATACAGGCCGGAAAAGAAGGACGCATCGTGGTCCTTGATCGAGATAATCTCGGAGGCTATCTACCGGGAGGTACATCGAACACAAACGCTTTGCAGGATATTCTCGGCGCAACTACTGGGATCTTCAGTACTCCCGCCTACTGGAACGGAAATGTCTATTTTTGGGGGAATGTAGACTATCCTAAAGCCTTCAGTCTAACGAGTGGTGTACTAGCATCGACTTATAGCAGCGAAGGTACAGTTAAATCTGGCTTTCCGGGGGGAAGCTTCGTCATATCTTCAAATGGCACATCGAACGGTATAGCGTGGGCCGTCAGGCAGGGCAACGCAACTTCTCCCGAGTTACTCTACGCCTTTGACGCCACGAACCTATCGAGGATTCTGTATGAAAGCGATAAGCAAACGCGCGATAACGCTGGCCTGGCGAATAAATTCGTTGTGCCAGTGGTTACAAACGGCAAGGTATATTTAGGCGCACGATACCAAGTCGATGTGTTTGGCCTGCTAAACGGCGAACCGGTTGCCGCAGCGCCAACGGTTACGCCCAACGGGGGTGTATTCGATCCTCCCCAACTTGTATCGCTCAGCACGCTAACACCTTCCGCGAATATCTACTACACACTGGATGGAACAGTTCCTACGACTGCGTCAAATGTCTACACGTCGCCAATCTCCGTTACTATTGGCACAACGATCAGAGCCATGGCGAGTGCAACCAACTATCTTCAGAGCGCGCTAACCTCCGCGACGTTCAGCCCTTCGCCATTCACACCTTTGCCGGTATTCACACCAGCCGGGGGCACCTATGCATCAGCGCAGGAGGTTGTGTTATCAGATAAAGATACTTCGGCCGCTATCTACTACACGCTGGATGGCTCTACGCCTACAACCTCGTCCCCCGTCTACACGGGTGCGATACAGGTGCAAGCGAATACGACTGTTAGTGCTTTAGCTGTAGATCCGGCGCTAAAGACTAATCACGCTGTGACGGCAGCCTATGTTATTCAGAGCGGAGGTTCGAACATAGATTTTGGTAGCGGTTTTGCAATTCCGACTGGACTAACCTTCAATGGCACTGCGATTAATGCGAACGACACTAGCCTCCAACTCACAAACGGAGGTACTAACCAGGCGGCTAGCGCCTTCTACAACCAACCGATTGACGTTCGGGTTTTTACTACCGATTTCGTGTTCCAGCTCATCAATGCGTACGCAGACGGCTTCACGTTTACCATTCAGAATCAGCGTGCTACTGCGCTCGGCAGCGTGGGACCAGCATTAGGGTACGGCAGAGGCATACCAACCAGCGTCGCTGTCAAATTTGACTTTTACAACAACATTGGAGAAGGCAGCGACTCGACTGGCTTCTATACCAACGGAGCGATGCCCGAACTTCCTGCCGTCGATATGACCGCAAGCGGGGTGATTCTGAAGAGCGGCAACATCATCCAGGCTCACCTAACTTATGATGGCACTACTCTAACGCTGACACTTACTGACATCGTGGCCGCTAAGACATTTACGTACAGTCAGGCGATCAATATTCCTCAGATTGTTGGAGGCAATACCGCATATGTCGGTTTCACTGGCGGAGCAGGCACAATTACATCAACCCAGAAGATCCTGACCTGGACCTACAGCACCCCAGCGACCGCACCTGCGCCTGCACCACCGACCTTTAGTCCCGCGGGTGGCAGTTACCTGTCGACGCAGAGCGTTGTGCTTAGCGATACGAGCTCTGGTGCCGTGATTTACTACACGACGGACGGTACGACTCCAACTACATCTTCTGCCGTATACAGCAGCCCCATCGTGGTTAACGCCGCGACGACAACCATGCTCGAGGCAATAGCTGTAGCTCCCGGTGGTTCGCAAAGCGCAATCGCTACTGCAACCTATGTGATTTCCGCTGGTACTGCCACGCCGACGTTCTCGCCGGCGCCAGGCACATACACGAGTGCGCAAAGCATTACTCTTTCCGACGCTACACCGGGTAGCATCATCTACTACACAACGGACGGCACGTTACCAACCACGAGTTCTTCGGCGTATTCCGGTCCCATCCCGGTTGGGTCAACCGAAATGATACAAGCCATGGCGATTGCGCCAGGACTTTCAGCAAGCTCGGTGTCGAGTTGCGGATATACCATCAGTGCGGTAACTGAAGTGATCAATTTCCCAAGCGGTTTCGCCGGCGCAGGAAGCAGTTTCAGCTTCAATGGAGTTGGCACTCTAAATGGTTCGATGTTGCAGGTGATGACCGCAAGCCAGAAATCTTCGCGAAGTTCTATATGGTTTAACAGGGCGGTCAATACCGCTACATTTACGACTGATTTTGATTTTCAGATCCTCAACGGTGTAGCCGATGGTTGGACGTTCACCATCCAAAACAAAGGGCTCTCGGCTATTGGACCAACGGGAAGCGGTCTGGGCTACGGAGGAGGGACCGCTGGAATCGGAAATAGCCTGGCAATTAAGTTTGATATCCATAACAACTCTGGTGAGGGAACTAACTCAACCGGGTTCTATACAGGTGGGGCATTGCCAACGATACCCGCTATCGATCTGACACCTTCCAATATTGTCTTGATCAGCGGGCACGTTATACATTCGCATGTTACTTACGACGGCACAATTCTTACACTGCTGCTAACTGACGCTACAACATCTGCAAGCTTTACTGCGACGTATGCTGTGAATCTAGCCAGCGTAGTTGGTAGTACAGCTTACGTTGGTTTTACAGCAGGAACTGGTGCTTCAACAATGAACGTAAACATCCTTGACTGGACTTATCACAATTAG
- a CDS encoding DUF262 domain-containing protein, with product MAEDPEDLITEDDESIDEEAVPMSYDIATYPSDYTLSGINEMWNNGDIVIPEFQREFVWTIQQSSLLIDSFLCGLPVPSVFFYIDEENKNLVIDGQQRILSVVFFMEGYFGRESTHGKRSVFRLRGIGDKNPYVNKRFVDLDEADQRKLKQTVLRAVNIRQLSPQGEGTSAYHIFERLNTGGTPLRPQEIRNVVFRGELTKILKRLNRDENWRKILGRKSIDRRQRDVEFLLRVFALVGSADKYEKPMKEFLNKAMSTNRKGRTQKAIDFQSIFPKVTKLIVEQMGERPFHIRGPINIAALDSITAILIENYAKLPKHGLEGKRQRLLKSNDFEAWTRPGSSDAKVLQDRFALVRKVFMEK from the coding sequence GTGGCTGAAGATCCGGAAGATCTAATCACGGAAGATGACGAATCGATTGATGAGGAAGCTGTACCGATGTCCTACGACATCGCCACGTATCCGTCCGATTACACCCTCTCCGGCATTAATGAGATGTGGAACAACGGTGACATCGTTATCCCCGAGTTCCAACGAGAGTTTGTCTGGACTATACAACAATCATCCCTTCTCATCGATTCTTTCCTGTGTGGGCTTCCAGTGCCGTCAGTATTCTTCTACATCGATGAGGAAAACAAAAACCTTGTCATCGATGGGCAACAGCGAATACTCAGTGTTGTCTTTTTCATGGAAGGATATTTCGGTCGAGAAAGCACCCACGGAAAGCGTTCTGTCTTTCGCCTGCGAGGCATTGGAGACAAAAACCCTTACGTAAATAAGCGATTCGTTGATCTTGACGAAGCCGACCAGAGAAAGCTCAAGCAAACAGTTCTGAGAGCAGTGAACATCAGACAACTCAGCCCACAAGGTGAGGGAACTAGCGCGTATCACATCTTCGAACGCTTAAATACAGGCGGAACGCCACTACGACCACAAGAGATTAGAAACGTAGTTTTCAGGGGAGAACTCACCAAGATCCTGAAGCGTCTCAATCGTGATGAGAACTGGCGCAAGATTCTAGGTAGAAAATCTATTGATAGACGCCAAAGGGATGTCGAGTTCCTTCTTCGGGTATTTGCACTAGTTGGCTCGGCAGACAAATATGAAAAGCCGATGAAAGAATTCCTAAACAAGGCAATGAGCACTAATCGGAAGGGGCGAACTCAAAAGGCCATTGATTTTCAGAGTATTTTCCCAAAAGTTACCAAACTGATCGTAGAGCAAATGGGTGAGCGCCCGTTTCATATACGAGGGCCTATAAACATCGCAGCGCTTGATTCGATAACCGCGATCCTTATTGAGAATTACGCTAAATTGCCAAAACATGGACTAGAAGGGAAAAGACAACGGCTCTTGAAATCAAATGACTTTGAAGCATGGACGCGGCCGGGCTCGAGTGATGCCAAGGTTCTCCAAGATCGGTTTGCGCTCGTTCGCAAAGTGTTCATGGAGAAGTAG
- a CDS encoding NAD(P)-dependent oxidoreductase, producing MNVVLYGATGNSGQRILKELTNRGHHVTAVARDTSKIPSTVKAVKDDLSSVEGIASIIASADVVVSAYAPPQDNTDALLGVTERQIAAVKKAGAARLIVVGGAGLLEVAPGVTLIASGYLPEAYLPIAKAHEKALGILKASDINWTYFSPAGYFEAGERTGKFRLGTTNLIANEKGDSRISFEDYAVALVDEIETPAHERGQLSIGY from the coding sequence ATGAACGTCGTACTTTATGGAGCCACTGGGAACTCAGGCCAACGTATTTTGAAGGAACTTACCAATCGCGGGCATCATGTTACGGCGGTCGCCCGTGATACCTCGAAGATCCCCTCGACCGTAAAAGCTGTCAAGGACGACTTAAGCAGCGTAGAGGGGATCGCCTCCATCATCGCCAGTGCGGATGTTGTGGTCAGCGCCTACGCTCCCCCTCAAGACAATACCGACGCACTGCTCGGCGTCACCGAGCGGCAGATCGCTGCAGTGAAGAAAGCTGGCGCGGCGCGGTTGATCGTCGTCGGAGGTGCCGGACTGCTTGAGGTTGCGCCCGGCGTCACACTGATTGCCTCGGGTTATTTACCGGAAGCATACCTCCCCATAGCTAAGGCACACGAAAAGGCTCTCGGCATCCTCAAAGCGTCTGATATCAACTGGACCTACTTCAGCCCTGCCGGTTACTTCGAGGCGGGCGAGCGAACGGGCAAGTTCCGGCTGGGCACTACCAATCTGATCGCCAACGAGAAGGGGGACAGCCGCATTTCCTTTGAGGACTACGCCGTCGCCTTGGTAGATGAGATCGAGACACCGGCTCATGAGCGTGGCCAGTTGTCCATCGGCTACTAA
- a CDS encoding MarR family winged helix-turn-helix transcriptional regulator — protein sequence MATTSKSPLAVTLKQNRPFVSLQQEAFLSILRTASELSNTADKLLRQFDITQQQYNVLRILRGAGTEGLCRNEISARMVAAAPDMSRLLDRMEKSGWITRERAEDDRRQVSTFITDSGKKLLTIIEGPVHAQTHRLFEGVKSTDLKMLVDVLAQIRSRRAELS from the coding sequence ATGGCGACTACCAGCAAATCTCCTTTGGCCGTAACGCTGAAGCAGAACCGGCCTTTTGTCTCTTTGCAGCAGGAAGCATTCCTGAGCATCCTACGCACAGCCTCGGAGCTGTCGAACACTGCCGACAAATTACTGCGCCAATTCGACATCACCCAGCAGCAGTACAACGTTCTTCGCATTCTGCGGGGAGCTGGGACGGAGGGTCTTTGCAGGAACGAGATCTCTGCACGCATGGTAGCGGCGGCGCCTGATATGTCTCGCCTGTTGGACCGCATGGAGAAGTCCGGTTGGATCACTCGAGAGAGGGCTGAGGATGATCGGAGGCAGGTGTCGACCTTCATCACCGATTCAGGCAAAAAGCTGCTCACGATCATCGAGGGTCCAGTTCACGCACAGACTCATCGACTGTTTGAAGGTGTGAAGTCCACCGATCTCAAAATGCTGGTCGACGTGCTGGCACAAATCAGAAGCCGTCGTGCCGAACTCTCCTGA